From a single Brassica oleracea var. oleracea cultivar TO1000 chromosome C5, BOL, whole genome shotgun sequence genomic region:
- the LOC106295561 gene encoding vesicle-associated protein 1-4, producing the protein MRKINSKIPAKDTLSGPLHNHNDNQVFINFRGEELRCSFVSHLVDAFKRQRINFFIDKDEQKGKDRRHLFARIKQSRIALTIFSKRYAESRWCLNELAKIKKRADKRKLQVIPIFFKVKAASVRYQKAEFGRNFWRLAKTSSGEQIKKWKEALESVSDKMGLSLGGKRYLTDHP; encoded by the coding sequence ATGAGAAAGATCAACAGCAAGATCCCAGCAAAGGATACCTTATCTGGTCCCCTCCACAACCATAACGATAACCAAGTTTTCATCAATTTCCGGGGAGAGGAGCTACGCTGCAGCTTCGTGAGCCACCTTGTTGACGCTTTCAAAAGACAACGAATCAACTTCTTCATAGACAAAGATGAACAGAAGGGGAAAGACCGGAGACATCTCTTCGCAAGGATCAAACAGTCGAGGATAGCTCTGACTATATTCTCAAAAAGGTACGCAGAGTCACGCTGGTGCCTGAACGAGCTAGCGAAAATAAAGAAAAGAGCCGATAAACGCAAACTACAGGTGATACCCATCTTCTTCAAGGTGAAAGCGGCATCTGTGAGATACCAAAAGGCTGAGTTCGGTCGCAATTTCTGGAGGTTAGCTAAGACTTCAAGTGGGGAACAAATCAAGAAATGGAAGGAAGCTTTAGAGTCTGTTTCTGACAAAATGGGCTTGTCCTTAGGCGGCAAAAGGTACCTTACTGATCATCCTTAA